The Halanaerobium praevalens DSM 2228 genome contains a region encoding:
- a CDS encoding ribosomal L7Ae/L30e/S12e/Gadd45 family protein produces the protein MLSDKSGADLLVGSRQSLKAIANNQVKMIFLAKDIDQPLKKEIFEAVNNNNIPFKIVKDKNELGRICGIDVSAASAVLLK, from the coding sequence ATGCTAAGCGATAAATCTGGTGCTGACTTACTTGTCGGTAGCAGGCAAAGTTTAAAAGCTATAGCAAATAATCAGGTGAAAATGATATTTTTAGCTAAAGATATTGACCAGCCTTTAAAAAAAGAAATATTTGAGGCTGTTAATAATAATAATATTCCTTTTAAAATTGTAAAAGACAAAAATGAATTGGGCAGAATTTGTGGGATCGATGTATCTGCAGCTTCTGCAGTATTATTGAAATAA
- the rpsL gene encoding 30S ribosomal protein S12, which produces MPTISQLIRKGRKKTKKKTSAPALEGSPQKRGVCTRVYTATPKKPNSALRKVARVRLTNGKEVTAYIPGIGHNLQEHSVVLVRGGRVKDLPGVRYHIVRGALDTAGVEDRKQGRSKYGVKKPK; this is translated from the coding sequence ATGCCGACAATTAGTCAGTTAATCCGTAAAGGACGTAAAAAGACTAAAAAGAAGACTTCCGCTCCTGCTTTGGAGGGTTCTCCACAAAAAAGGGGTGTCTGTACTAGAGTATATACTGCTACTCCAAAAAAGCCTAACTCTGCTTTAAGAAAAGTAGCTCGTGTACGTTTAACTAATGGAAAAGAGGTTACAGCCTATATTCCAGGAATTGGACATAACTTACAGGAACACTCTGTTGTATTAGTAAGAGGTGGAAGAGTAAAAGATTTACCAGGTGTTAGATATCATATTGTACGAGGAGCACTCGATACAGCTGGTGTTGAAGACAGAAAACAGGGACGTTCCAAGTATGGTGTAAAAAAACCTAAATAA
- the rpsJ gene encoding 30S ribosomal protein S10 produces the protein MAKHEKIRIRLKAFEHELLDQSAEKIVATAERTGADVSGPVPLPTEKEVFTVLRSPHVHKDAREQFEMRTHKRLIDILDPTSKTVDSLMRLDLPAGVNIEIKL, from the coding sequence ATGGCAAAACATGAAAAAATTAGGATTCGCCTGAAAGCTTTTGAACATGAGCTCTTAGATCAATCAGCAGAAAAGATTGTTGCTACTGCTGAAAGAACTGGTGCAGATGTATCTGGTCCAGTACCTCTACCAACAGAAAAAGAGGTATTTACAGTACTTCGCTCACCTCATGTTCATAAAGATGCAAGAGAACAATTTGAAATGAGAACACATAAAAGACTGATCGATATTCTCGATCCTACATCAAAAACTGTAGACTCACTGATGAGGCTTGATTTGCCCGCAGGAGTAAATATAGAAATTAAACTTTAA
- the rplC gene encoding 50S ribosomal protein L3 — protein MAKAILGKKLGMTQYFKDNGELVPVTVVEAGPCVVTQIKTTEKDGYNSVQLGFGEVKKHRLNKPELGQFESRNLEPKKHLREFKGLDMELSEGSEIKADIFEVGEKIDVSGISKGKGFAGNIKRWNHHRGPMTHGSHFHRAPGSIGAVDARRVYKGFKMPGRMGHDRVTERNLEIVKVDLERNVLLIAGPVPGAKKAVLEIKSVKN, from the coding sequence ATGGCGAAAGCTATATTAGGAAAGAAGCTGGGTATGACTCAGTATTTTAAAGACAATGGAGAGCTGGTACCTGTAACTGTAGTTGAGGCCGGTCCCTGTGTTGTAACACAGATCAAAACTACAGAAAAAGATGGATATAATTCAGTTCAGCTTGGTTTTGGTGAAGTTAAAAAGCACAGACTTAACAAACCGGAACTTGGACAATTTGAAAGTCGTAATCTTGAACCTAAAAAACATTTGAGAGAATTTAAAGGTTTAGATATGGAATTAAGTGAAGGCAGTGAAATTAAAGCTGATATCTTTGAAGTTGGCGAAAAGATTGATGTTAGTGGTATTTCCAAAGGTAAAGGATTTGCTGGTAATATCAAAAGATGGAATCACCACAGAGGACCAATGACACACGGTTCCCATTTCCATCGTGCACCTGGTTCAATCGGTGCTGTTGATGCAAGAAGAGTATATAAAGGCTTTAAAATGCCAGGAAGAATGGGGCATGATAGAGTAACTGAAAGAAACTTAGAAATCGTAAAAGTTGATTTAGAGCGTAATGTTTTATTAATTGCTGGTCCTGTACCAGGAGCTAAAAAAGCAGTGCTTGAAATCAAATCTGTTAAAAATTAA
- the rpoC gene encoding DNA-directed RNA polymerase subunit beta' produces the protein MRIGVASAEQIRDWSRGEVKKPETINYRTLKPEKDGLFCEKIFGPTKDYECHCGKYKRVRYKGVVCDRCGVEVTRSKVRRERMGHIELAAPCTHIWYFKGIPSRLGLIMDMSPRALEKVIYFVHYIVTEPGDTPLSEKQLLAESEYREARNKYGNTFKAAMGAEAIKKLLGRIDVKGEVEELKTEIKEASGQRRKRAVRRLEVMDGLLDSGLNPANLVLNAIPVIPPDLRPMVQLDGGRFATSDLNDLYRRVINRNNRLKRLLDLGAPEIIIRNEKRMLQESVDALIDNGRRGRPVTGAGNRPLKSLSDMLKGKQGRFRQNLLGKRVDYSGRSVIVVGPDLKMHQCGLPKKMALELFKPFVMRGLVEEGHAHNIKNAKKMVEDVDEAVWGILEEAIKDHPVLLNRAPTLHRLGIQAFEPVLVEGKAIKLHPLVCPAYNADFDGDQMAVHLPLSVEAQAECRLLMLAPTNILNPSDGGPITIPTQDMVLGIFYLTTIKEERKGAGKIFANANEAIKAYDTDRVHLQAPVKVRLDGEIIETSIGRVIFNEALPEEVDFFNDRIGKSGLGDLITDLYEEVGNDKTAETLDNIKAMGYDYATRSGISIAVSDAEIPPSKPEIVSKAEDEVHQIENHYRRGAITEDERYHKVVDIWNQAKDDVTDALLANLDESNNIYIMAISGARGNTSQISQLAGMRGLMADPSGRIIDVPIRSSFREGLDVLEYFLSTHGARKGLADTALRTADSGYLTRRLVDVSQDVIVREDDCGTEHGIYVEAIGPKGKNAVEPLSERCLGRYTAEEIIDPENGELVLENNTLINKKQMAKIEAAGIDKVKIRSNLTCEAQHGVCRKCYGRNLATGKQVDIGESIGIVAAQSIGEPGTQLTMRTFHTGGVAGDDITQGLPRVEELFEGRTPKGQAIMTERDGYVTIVEKKNSKRVVVENEEGKKKTYKIPYGSKMIVKDNDYVTAGDKLTEGPLDPNVLLKVKGEKAVQNYLLEEVQNVYRSQGVEINDKHIEVIIRQMMKKLKIVKPGDTNLLPGSLVNRYDYRESNKEAVKNNNETAVAQPELLGITKASLATDSFLSAASFQETTRVLTEASLDGKVDPLRGLKENVIIGQLIPAGTGMKYYRDIDVLKEDGTMFGDLTEDLTEVE, from the coding sequence ATGAGGATTGGAGTTGCTTCTGCAGAACAAATACGTGATTGGTCCCGCGGTGAGGTAAAAAAGCCGGAGACAATTAATTATAGAACTTTAAAGCCAGAAAAAGATGGGCTTTTCTGTGAAAAAATATTCGGTCCCACTAAGGATTATGAGTGTCACTGTGGTAAATATAAGCGGGTCCGTTACAAAGGTGTTGTGTGTGACCGCTGTGGAGTAGAGGTAACAAGATCCAAAGTGAGAAGAGAAAGAATGGGGCATATAGAACTAGCTGCACCATGCACACACATTTGGTATTTCAAAGGCATCCCCAGTCGTCTGGGTTTAATAATGGATATGTCACCAAGGGCTTTAGAAAAAGTAATTTATTTTGTTCATTATATTGTTACTGAACCTGGTGATACACCATTAAGTGAAAAACAACTGCTGGCCGAAAGTGAGTACAGGGAAGCCAGAAATAAATATGGTAATACCTTTAAAGCTGCAATGGGAGCAGAGGCGATTAAGAAACTGCTGGGACGAATTGACGTCAAAGGTGAAGTCGAAGAATTAAAAACAGAAATTAAGGAAGCAAGTGGGCAAAGACGAAAAAGAGCTGTACGTAGGTTAGAAGTTATGGATGGGTTATTAGATTCAGGTTTAAACCCTGCCAATTTAGTTCTAAATGCGATTCCAGTTATTCCACCTGATTTGAGACCAATGGTTCAGTTAGATGGAGGACGTTTTGCTACTTCAGATTTAAATGATTTATATAGAAGAGTAATTAATCGAAATAATAGATTGAAACGACTGCTTGATCTTGGAGCACCTGAAATCATTATTCGTAATGAAAAAAGAATGTTGCAAGAATCAGTAGATGCTTTAATTGATAATGGACGTCGGGGAAGACCTGTTACTGGAGCTGGAAATAGACCACTTAAATCTTTAAGTGATATGCTAAAAGGTAAACAGGGACGTTTCCGTCAAAACTTACTTGGTAAACGTGTTGATTATTCTGGACGTTCAGTTATTGTTGTTGGTCCAGATCTTAAAATGCATCAGTGTGGTCTACCTAAAAAAATGGCTTTAGAATTATTTAAACCATTTGTAATGAGAGGATTAGTTGAAGAAGGTCACGCTCATAATATAAAAAATGCTAAAAAAATGGTTGAAGACGTAGATGAAGCTGTTTGGGGTATTTTAGAAGAAGCAATTAAAGATCACCCTGTACTTTTAAATAGAGCTCCTACTTTGCATAGACTTGGTATTCAGGCTTTTGAACCAGTATTAGTAGAAGGAAAAGCCATCAAATTACATCCTTTAGTTTGTCCAGCTTATAATGCTGACTTTGATGGTGATCAAATGGCTGTCCACTTACCTTTATCGGTAGAAGCACAAGCAGAATGTAGACTTTTAATGTTAGCACCAACAAATATTCTTAACCCTTCAGATGGAGGGCCAATAACTATTCCTACTCAGGATATGGTTTTAGGAATCTTTTACTTAACTACTATTAAAGAGGAACGGAAAGGTGCTGGCAAGATATTTGCTAATGCTAATGAAGCAATTAAAGCTTATGATACAGATCGAGTCCACTTACAGGCTCCAGTTAAAGTTAGATTAGATGGAGAAATCATTGAAACATCTATTGGTAGAGTTATCTTTAATGAGGCTTTACCAGAAGAAGTAGATTTCTTTAATGATCGAATTGGAAAAAGTGGTTTAGGAGATTTAATTACTGATCTTTACGAAGAAGTAGGTAATGATAAAACTGCTGAAACTTTAGATAATATTAAAGCAATGGGTTATGATTATGCAACTCGCTCTGGTATTTCTATTGCTGTTAGTGATGCTGAAATACCTCCCTCTAAGCCTGAAATTGTATCTAAAGCAGAAGATGAAGTTCATCAAATAGAAAATCACTACCGTCGAGGAGCGATTACTGAAGATGAGCGTTATCATAAAGTGGTAGATATTTGGAATCAAGCAAAAGATGATGTTACAGATGCGCTTTTAGCTAACCTTGATGAAAGTAATAATATTTATATTATGGCTATCTCAGGTGCTCGTGGTAATACATCTCAGATTTCTCAGCTTGCAGGAATGCGTGGTTTGATGGCTGATCCATCTGGGCGAATTATTGATGTTCCAATTCGTTCTAGTTTCCGTGAAGGGCTTGATGTATTAGAGTACTTCTTATCTACTCATGGTGCACGTAAGGGTCTGGCAGATACTGCTTTAAGAACTGCTGACTCTGGTTATTTAACTAGACGTTTAGTTGATGTATCACAAGATGTTATAGTTCGCGAAGATGATTGTGGTACAGAACACGGAATTTACGTTGAGGCAATTGGTCCTAAAGGCAAAAATGCAGTTGAGCCTTTATCAGAACGCTGTCTTGGCCGTTATACTGCTGAAGAAATTATTGATCCTGAAAATGGAGAGCTTGTTCTTGAAAATAATACTTTAATTAATAAAAAGCAGATGGCTAAAATAGAAGCTGCTGGTATTGATAAAGTTAAAATTAGATCTAATTTAACTTGTGAAGCACAGCATGGTGTTTGTCGTAAATGTTATGGACGCAACCTTGCTACTGGTAAACAAGTTGATATTGGAGAATCAATTGGTATTGTAGCAGCTCAATCAATTGGTGAACCTGGAACTCAGCTTACAATGCGTACTTTCCATACAGGTGGTGTTGCAGGTGATGATATTACTCAGGGTTTACCTAGAGTTGAAGAGCTTTTTGAAGGTAGAACTCCTAAAGGTCAAGCAATCATGACTGAAAGAGATGGCTATGTCACTATTGTTGAGAAAAAGAACTCAAAACGAGTAGTAGTTGAAAATGAAGAAGGGAAAAAGAAAACATATAAAATCCCTTACGGCTCTAAAATGATTGTCAAAGATAATGACTATGTAACAGCTGGTGATAAATTAACTGAGGGTCCTCTTGATCCAAATGTACTTTTAAAAGTAAAAGGTGAAAAAGCTGTCCAAAATTATCTTTTAGAAGAGGTCCAAAACGTTTATCGTTCTCAGGGTGTTGAAATTAATGATAAGCACATTGAGGTTATTATTCGCCAGATGATGAAAAAATTAAAAATTGTTAAACCTGGTGATACCAATTTATTACCTGGAAGTTTAGTTAATAGATATGATTATCGTGAATCTAATAAAGAAGCAGTTAAAAATAATAATGAAACGGCTGTTGCTCAACCAGAATTGTTAGGTATTACTAAAGCTTCATTGGCTACAGATTCTTTCTTATCTGCTGCTTCATTCCAAGAAACAACAAGAGTTCTAACTGAAGCTTCATTGGATGGGAAAGTAGATCCTTTAAGAGGTCTCAAAGAAAATGTAATAATTGGTCAGTTAATTCCAGCTGGTACTGGGATGAAATATTACAGAGACATTGATGTACTCAAAGAAGATGGAACAATGTTTGGAGATTTAACAGAAGATTTAACAGAAGTAGAATAA
- the fusA gene encoding elongation factor G, giving the protein MARQFPLEKTRNIGIMAHIDAGKTTTTERILYYTGRVHKMGETHDGASVMDWMEQEQERGITITSAATTCQWKENRINIIDTPGHVDFTVEVERSLRVLDGAIALFCSVGGVEPQSETVWRQADKYGVPRIAFVNKMDRTGADFFRAVDMMKDRLGANAVPIQLPIGSEDKFDGVVDLVEMDAIVYEDDLGVNFDRVEIPEDMQEQAAEYRETLMEALAEEDDEFMMKYLEGEVSTEDIKNLLRQAVLNVNVIPVLCGTAFKNKGVQMLLDSVLDYLPSPTDVPAIEGFNPDTEETEIREADDDAPFSGLAFKIMSDPYVGKLAFFRSYSGTLEAGSYVYNATADIRERVGRILQMHANRREERDVIYAGDLGALVGLKNTSTGDTICDQDNPIVLEAMEFPEPVIGVAIEPKSKADQDKLGEALQRLAEEDPTFRVHTDEETGQTIIEGMGELHLEVIVDRLLREFKVDANIGKPKVAYRETVTKKVTNVQGKFIRQSGGRGQYGHVVIDIEPQEAGAGFEFEDKITGGSIPREYIPSVEDGIVEAMENGIIAGYPVVDVKVTLNDGSYHDVDSSEMAFKIAGSMGFREGAKRAKPSILEPIMAVEVVTPEEYMGDVMGDLNGRRGKVEGMEPRGNAQVVSAHVPLSEMFGYSTDLRSKTQGRATYTMQFSHYEQAPKSIAKEIIGE; this is encoded by the coding sequence GTGGCCCGACAATTTCCACTAGAAAAAACACGTAACATTGGTATTATGGCACATATTGATGCAGGAAAGACAACTACAACAGAAAGAATTCTTTATTATACAGGTCGAGTTCATAAAATGGGTGAAACTCATGATGGTGCATCTGTTATGGACTGGATGGAACAAGAGCAGGAAAGAGGTATTACAATTACTTCTGCTGCAACCACTTGTCAATGGAAAGAAAATCGAATTAATATTATAGATACGCCCGGACACGTGGACTTTACAGTAGAGGTGGAAAGATCTTTAAGAGTTTTAGATGGAGCTATTGCTTTATTCTGTTCTGTAGGTGGTGTTGAACCACAATCTGAAACTGTATGGAGACAGGCTGACAAATATGGAGTTCCCAGAATCGCATTTGTTAATAAAATGGATAGAACGGGAGCTGACTTTTTTAGAGCTGTAGATATGATGAAAGATAGACTTGGTGCGAATGCAGTACCAATTCAACTTCCAATTGGAAGTGAAGATAAATTTGATGGTGTTGTTGACTTAGTTGAAATGGATGCTATTGTTTATGAAGATGATTTAGGTGTTAATTTTGATAGAGTTGAGATCCCAGAAGATATGCAAGAACAAGCAGCTGAATATAGAGAAACTTTAATGGAAGCTTTAGCTGAAGAAGATGATGAATTTATGATGAAGTACTTAGAAGGTGAAGTGAGTACTGAAGATATTAAAAATTTATTACGTCAAGCAGTATTAAATGTAAATGTAATTCCAGTTTTATGTGGAACTGCCTTTAAAAATAAAGGTGTTCAGATGCTGCTAGATTCAGTTCTTGATTATTTACCATCTCCTACTGATGTACCAGCTATTGAAGGTTTTAATCCTGATACAGAAGAAACTGAAATTAGAGAAGCTGATGATGATGCTCCATTTTCTGGTTTAGCATTTAAAATCATGTCTGATCCATATGTTGGTAAATTAGCTTTCTTTAGATCTTATTCTGGAACTTTAGAAGCAGGTTCTTATGTTTATAATGCAACAGCTGATATTCGCGAAAGAGTGGGTCGTATCTTACAGATGCACGCTAACCGTCGTGAAGAAAGAGATGTAATCTATGCTGGTGACTTAGGAGCTTTAGTTGGTCTTAAGAATACAAGTACAGGTGATACAATTTGTGATCAGGATAATCCAATTGTTTTAGAGGCAATGGAATTTCCAGAACCAGTTATTGGTGTTGCAATTGAGCCTAAGAGTAAAGCAGATCAGGATAAACTTGGTGAAGCTTTACAAAGATTAGCAGAAGAAGATCCTACTTTCAGAGTTCATACTGATGAAGAAACAGGACAGACTATTATTGAAGGTATGGGAGAATTACACTTAGAAGTTATTGTTGACCGCCTTTTAAGAGAATTTAAAGTTGATGCTAATATTGGTAAACCTAAGGTAGCTTATCGTGAAACTGTAACTAAAAAAGTTACTAATGTACAAGGAAAGTTCATCCGTCAGTCTGGTGGACGTGGTCAGTATGGTCATGTTGTAATTGATATTGAACCACAAGAAGCAGGAGCTGGGTTTGAATTTGAAGATAAAATTACTGGTGGATCAATTCCTCGCGAATATATTCCTTCTGTTGAAGATGGAATTGTAGAAGCTATGGAAAATGGTATTATTGCTGGTTATCCAGTTGTTGATGTTAAAGTAACATTGAATGATGGTAGTTATCATGATGTTGACTCATCTGAAATGGCATTTAAAATTGCTGGTTCAATGGGCTTTAGAGAAGGTGCTAAAAGAGCTAAACCTTCTATTTTAGAACCTATAATGGCTGTTGAAGTTGTAACTCCTGAAGAATATATGGGAGATGTTATGGGTGACCTTAATGGACGTCGTGGAAAAGTAGAAGGTATGGAGCCAAGAGGTAATGCTCAAGTTGTTAGTGCTCACGTCCCACTTTCTGAGATGTTTGGCTATTCAACAGATCTTCGTTCTAAAACTCAGGGTAGAGCAACTTATACAATGCAGTTCTCACATTATGAACAAGCACCAAAAAGTATTGCAAAAGAAATTATTGGAGAATAG
- the rpsG gene encoding 30S ribosomal protein S7, whose amino-acid sequence MRKNRAEKRDVLPDPVYDNVVVSRIINKLMLDGKKGLAEKAFYSALDIISEQTGEDGLTVVTEALENIKPALEVKSRRVGGSNYQVPVEVDEDRKRTLALRWLVTAARARNERTMRERIAGEITDAYNNTGGAVRKKEEVHRMAEANRAFAHYRW is encoded by the coding sequence GTGCGTAAAAATAGAGCAGAAAAAAGAGATGTTCTGCCAGATCCAGTATATGACAATGTTGTTGTCAGCAGAATTATTAACAAATTAATGTTAGATGGCAAAAAAGGATTGGCGGAAAAAGCATTTTACAGTGCTCTCGATATCATCTCCGAACAAACTGGTGAAGATGGCTTAACAGTTGTAACTGAAGCTTTAGAAAACATAAAACCAGCGCTTGAAGTTAAATCAAGACGTGTTGGTGGTTCTAACTATCAGGTACCAGTAGAAGTTGATGAGGATAGAAAAAGAACTTTAGCTTTGCGTTGGTTAGTAACTGCAGCTAGAGCTCGTAATGAAAGAACAATGAGAGAAAGAATTGCTGGAGAAATTACAGACGCATACAACAATACAGGCGGCGCAGTTAGAAAGAAAGAAGAAGTTCATCGTATGGCTGAAGCAAATAGAGCTTTTGCCCATTACAGATGGTAA